A window from Vigna angularis cultivar LongXiaoDou No.4 chromosome 7, ASM1680809v1, whole genome shotgun sequence encodes these proteins:
- the LOC128197944 gene encoding uncharacterized protein LOC128197944, whose protein sequence is MLTRRIVTPVINYSTEFRAYEDDAWYTVCVLFHGDTLTVKFLGFPPGNDVVFPFSYFQNSKDLEAFKRRFRPLSKQLQDEECGLLTPGTRVCACHSFNNEDIRFYDAVVDGVQESEHSWKTGEEECLCTFILFWLHGPNARKLTATSIENICVVPPRWELDPVVASFLDNCSSFLMPKEASGFGMVLYCNNRSNSARQITYFGRTIKETQCARRSVVNACLPEVSCLKRRMEDRDLGGPKNVCMILITNMDKELCPSTVTEFLRRHTSLSVLVFIFPNLSMEVYNRGAIMVHSEKELQELCGFLNNPNCIIISSTGRPLVILEKLVGLENIKASIGALVHISENILQKKQRRRMNNLKVVRSGSKEFKIASTMRDLFWAFSEHQERLQKRLALEERRIFAANEQLA, encoded by the exons ATGCTGACGAGAAGGATTGTGACTCCCGTAATCAATTACTCTACGGAGTTTAGAGCTTACGAAGATGATGCATGGTATACGGTTTGCGTTTTGTTCCATGGAGATACTCTTACGGTGAAGTTCTTGGGTTTTCCTCCTGGAAACGACGTCGTGTTTccgttttcatattttcaaaactcGAAGGACCTCGAAGCCTTTAAGCGTCGTTTCAGACCCCTCTCCAAACAGCTTCAAGATGAAGAGTGTGGTTTACTCACTCCTGGAACTAGGGTTTGTGCTTGTCATTCCTTCAATAATGAAGACATTCGCTTTTACGACGCCGTTGTCGATGGG GTGCAAGAAAGTGAGCATTCTTGGAAAACAGGAGAGGAAGAATGCTTGTGtacttttatacttttttgGTTGCATGGACCAAATGCAAGAAAATTGACTGCTACATCAATTGAGAACATTTGTGTCGTTCCACCTAGATGGGAGCTAGATCCTGTAGTGGCTTCATTTCTGGATAattgttcttcttttttaatGCCAAAGGAAGCTTCTGGCTTTGGAATGGTTCTGTATTGCAACAACAGATCTAACTCCGCTCGTCAAATTACTTATTTTGGACGAACGATAAAG GAAACACAATGTGCTAGGCGGTCTGTTGTCAATGCATGTTTACCTGAAG tcaGTTGTCTCAAACGAAGAATGGAAGACAGGGATCTTGGGGGACCGAAAAATGTGTGTATGATATTGATTACAAATATGGATAAGGAGTTATGCCCATCTACAGTTACAGAGTTCTTACGGAGACATACTTCTCTATCAGTCCTAGTCtttatttttccaaatttgTCAATGGAGGTATATAATAGGGGAGCCATTATGGTGCATTCTGAAAAAGAGTTGCAAGAGCTGTGTGGCTTTTTGAATAATCCCAACTGCATCATAATATCTTCAACTGGCAG GCCTTTGGTGATACTTGAAAAACTAGTGggattagaaaatattaaagcaTCAATAGGAGCCTTGGTGCATATATCAGAG AATATATTGCAGAAAAAACAGAGAAGAAGGATGAACAATTTGAAGGTTGTACGTTCAGGAAGTAAAGAATTCAAGATAGCTAGTACTATGAGGGATTTATTTTGGGCATTTTCTGAGCACCAAGAACGCTTACAAAAGAGGCTTGCACTTGAGGAGCGAAGGATATTTGCAGCTAATGAACAATTAGCTTAA